One part of the Candidatus Eisenbacteria bacterium genome encodes these proteins:
- a CDS encoding fibronectin type III domain-containing protein, with protein MLTGGRPGSSIAGEQPAVRAASLICLLLIVSAISTPASPADSPRFSLPAPAGVIARDTPNDDGRSITIHWEPCDGDSGGALGLTGYEVERSRGLAGPYEKVGSTPPGVGDLIDVKGVRDGESYYYRVLAVRGDERAASAPSSAAQARAQWFHTGRINTLVAVLLLSGLIIYFIERARRGGDLFIRKIAGLDAVDEAVGRATEMGRKILYIPGTQDMDNVQTLAGISILGRVARLTAEYGTPLDVPCSRSLVMVACRETVKESYLATGHPDSYSDSMVRYLTDDQFGYAAALDGIMVREKPAAVFMQGAFFAESLILAETGNSIGAIQIAGTAQASQLPFFFAACDYTLIGEELFVAGAYLSREPRQLGSLKGQDIGKAIILLLLLAGIVIQTIGIFDFASLFAVE; from the coding sequence ATGCTGACGGGTGGCCGCCCCGGGTCCTCGATCGCGGGCGAGCAACCGGCGGTCCGCGCGGCGTCCCTGATCTGCCTGCTCCTCATCGTCTCCGCGATCTCGACGCCGGCTTCCCCGGCGGACTCCCCGCGCTTCTCTCTCCCGGCGCCCGCTGGCGTCATCGCGCGCGACACTCCGAACGACGACGGCCGAAGCATCACGATCCACTGGGAGCCCTGCGACGGCGACTCCGGGGGAGCTCTCGGCCTCACGGGCTACGAAGTCGAGAGGAGCCGGGGCCTGGCGGGGCCCTATGAGAAGGTCGGCTCGACGCCCCCGGGCGTCGGGGATCTGATCGATGTCAAGGGGGTGCGCGACGGAGAATCCTACTACTACCGGGTCCTCGCCGTCCGGGGCGACGAGAGAGCCGCCTCGGCACCCTCATCGGCCGCCCAGGCCCGGGCGCAGTGGTTTCACACCGGGAGGATCAACACCCTGGTCGCCGTGCTGCTTCTCTCGGGACTGATCATCTACTTCATCGAGCGCGCGAGAAGAGGTGGGGATCTCTTCATCCGCAAGATAGCGGGACTCGACGCGGTCGACGAAGCCGTCGGTCGGGCGACCGAGATGGGCCGGAAGATCCTCTACATCCCCGGTACGCAGGACATGGACAACGTCCAGACCCTGGCCGGGATCTCGATCCTCGGCCGTGTCGCCCGTCTGACGGCCGAGTACGGGACTCCGCTCGATGTTCCCTGCTCGCGCTCCCTGGTCATGGTGGCCTGCCGCGAGACCGTGAAGGAGTCCTACCTCGCCACCGGCCATCCGGACAGCTACTCCGACTCGATGGTCCGCTACTTGACCGACGACCAGTTCGGATACGCGGCCGCGCTCGACGGGATCATGGTGAGGGAGAAGCCGGCCGCCGTCTTCATGCAGGGGGCCTTTTTCGCGGAGTCGCTGATCCTGGCGGAGACCGGGAACTCTATCGGCGCGATCCAGATCGCGGGGACCGCGCAGGCGAGCCAGCTTCCCTTCTTCTTCGCAGCCTGCGACTACACGTTGATCGGCGAGGAGCTCTTCGTCGCGGGGGCCTATCTGTCCCGAGAGCCGCGGCAGCTCGGCAGTCTCAAGGGCCAGGACATCGGCAAGGCGATCATCCTGCTTCTTCTTCTCGCGGGAATCGTCATCCAGACGATCGGCATCTTCGACTTCGCATCGCTCTTCGCGGTGGAATAG
- a CDS encoding DegT/DnrJ/EryC1/StrS family aminotransferase, with product MDERLAIDGGKPVRDSFLIFGSPDIREAEIQEVVDTLRSGWPGTGPRVARFEEAFRAYIGSRHAVALNSCTAGLHLSMIALGVKPGDEVITTPLTFVATVNAIVHVGATPVLADCDRRTMNIDPNAIASRITDRTRAIVPVHFAGRPAEMTAIEAIARPRGIRILEDAAHAVEARHGTRKVGTIGDCTVFSFYVNKNMMTVEGGMVTTDDDEIASWVKIAGLHGMSKDAWKRFGDEGYKHYAVHFPGFKYNMTDIQAAIGLHQLARVEAGWIRRQEIWNRYQAGLTGLPAFLPPPPDAGDRHAYHLFTLLVDLENLTASRDRILGALQAENIGVGVHYSAIHLHPYYRDAYGFARGDYPSAEFVSDRTLSIPFSTKLTDGDVDDVIGAVRKVLTAYAR from the coding sequence ATGGACGAGAGGCTTGCGATCGACGGGGGCAAGCCCGTCCGCGACTCCTTCCTGATCTTCGGCAGCCCGGATATCCGGGAGGCGGAGATCCAGGAAGTCGTCGACACCCTTCGGTCGGGCTGGCCGGGAACGGGGCCGCGCGTCGCGCGATTCGAGGAGGCCTTTCGCGCCTACATAGGAAGCCGGCACGCGGTCGCTCTGAACTCCTGCACGGCGGGCCTGCATCTCTCGATGATCGCCCTGGGCGTCAAGCCCGGGGATGAGGTCATCACCACTCCCCTCACGTTCGTCGCGACCGTGAACGCGATCGTCCATGTCGGCGCGACGCCGGTGCTGGCCGACTGCGACCGGCGGACCATGAACATCGACCCGAACGCGATCGCCTCGCGGATCACCGACCGCACGCGGGCGATCGTGCCGGTCCACTTTGCCGGCCGCCCCGCGGAGATGACGGCCATCGAGGCGATCGCCCGGCCCCGCGGCATCAGGATTCTCGAGGACGCGGCCCACGCTGTGGAGGCGCGGCACGGGACGCGCAAGGTCGGGACGATCGGCGATTGCACCGTCTTTTCCTTTTACGTGAACAAGAACATGATGACGGTGGAGGGAGGGATGGTCACGACCGACGACGATGAGATCGCCTCCTGGGTGAAGATCGCCGGCTTGCACGGCATGTCGAAGGACGCATGGAAACGATTCGGCGACGAGGGATACAAGCACTACGCGGTGCACTTCCCCGGCTTCAAGTACAACATGACCGACATCCAGGCGGCGATCGGCCTGCACCAGCTCGCCCGGGTCGAGGCGGGATGGATCCGGCGCCAGGAGATCTGGAACCGCTACCAGGCAGGCCTGACGGGGCTTCCCGCGTTCCTCCCGCCCCCCCCGGACGCGGGCGACCGCCACGCCTATCACCTCTTCACTCTCCTCGTCGATCTCGAGAACTTGACAGCCTCCCGCGACAGGATCCTGGGCGCCCTTCAGGCCGAAAACATCGGCGTCGGGGTCCACTACTCGGCGATCCACCTGCATCCCTACTACCGGGACGCCTACGGGTTCGCGCGCGGAGACTACCCGAGCGCGGAGTTCGTGTCGGATCGAACCCTCTCGATCCCGTTCTCCACGAAGCTGACGGACGGCGATGTCGATGACGTGATCGGGGCCGTCCGGAAGGTGCTCACCGCTTATGCACGATGA